The Medicago truncatula cultivar Jemalong A17 chromosome 7, MtrunA17r5.0-ANR, whole genome shotgun sequence genome includes the window AGATAACGACGGATTTGAACTTATTTCTGGATTTATTGATGAATTCGAGAGTGGTAGATAatgtttatgtgattttctgTGGTTTAGTGTTCATGAGGCTCACGATTTCAGATCTGAAACTACTGGAAACCATTAAgcacatctaatggttttggagtacatctgttggaaaccattaagtacatctaatggttttccacagcaaaatggttttggcattccggtacggtgatgatgatgaacgacggtgttgatgatgagattgaagattcTGGAAACCATTTCCATAGCAAAATAggtttggagtacaactcacaaaaaccatttccacagcaaaatggttttgacattccggtacggtgatgatgatgaacgacggtgttgatgatgagattgaagattccagtggtgatgatgatgaacgaaGGTGATGATTCAGTTTGTTTCCGCGTTTGGttcgttttgttttgttttgtttggtttcctTTGgaggtgtaggaagcaattatgttgggatttatgcacggtgcataaggatttccttatgcaccataaccgatCCCAGTCTAGTGCTGCAATAACAGATACGTCTATTTTCGTTGGAAACTTTTCGCACCATATATAGCAGTACcgatcaaaaatatatattagatcTCGAAAGTTTACCGGGATCAACCACAAGAAGACCACTTATAGAGAATTATATACTATTCACTAACAAAATTTTCACATCATACTCAAACCTAGATTTTCGTAAGATCTCAGCTAAATCTTTATCAATTTAACGAACCAACTCATGTTTATTTTCTATACAATGGCGCCTATCAACTTTTGTAGCATGGTATCTCCTTCttgtattttatgtttattcttcttgttataatttgtattttttattttgcatatcGCTATTCTTAATCGTCAATTTTTTATTCCCTGGCCTTCGTTTTCGCACCTAAAGACATTGCTTATCtcatatcactttttttttcttcagaaatcTGCTTCTATGgtgattgaatttgtaatggATCAAAACTTACTTGTGAATCGGAACAAAAGAACTATAACAAGACCTAAAATCATAAAGCAACATAAAGCTCACGAATATGGGTGTACACAGGTCGGGTCAGGTTGAACAAACTCATTACTCAACTCGTTCAACTTTCAACATATGAAGTTCGTCACTCAACTCGCATTTTCACTCTCAAACCTCAACCTGATCAACCTAATTGTGAGCGGTTGGATCGGGTTGTgtgtctaaaataaaaataaaaatttttgatagaaaaatcattattttttaaattctcaAAAAATTGTGGTTTGAAATGAGAATCTGTTGTAAATGAAATTAAGGTTAAGTTGggttcatatttgtttttggtagaaattgagctcagataaaaaaaatattgacatatatttcttaagtttttttttctttcttaaaataataacataataaaTCAATACTAGGGGGTCCGTTTCGTGGGTCCCGTGGGTTCGAAAACGTAATCTCAATACTCAAACCAAACATTGTGGGTTGTAGTAGATTGGGTCACGTTAGACCCGTAAATGATCGAGATAGAATAATTAACGAATTGAAAATTGTTCTTCTCCCTTTTGTTTTTACTCATTCACGTgtatgcgtgagttaactcacgttgaaaaaaccaagcgtgagttaactcacgctggacATAATTAAGGGAATGAGtaattttaaaagggagaagagcaattccCTAACAAATTTAGTCGTTTTGGGTCATTGTGAGTCAGCACACACCCATGAATATCTTTAAtcacgaaataaaaaaaaaaaaaatcaattatatgaaGAAGGACGAGAGAAGGCGACCCTTCACTAtgagtatatttttttagggatattaaTCTTTCATTCTGTTTGCTTTCTGTATTCACTTTGATTTTCTGATCATTTTCTTTTACTaattattgaataataaataagttttgGAGCAATCTCCGtaagcttagttcagttggtagagacagtgtataatatatgcaggagttggggttcaaaccccagaggctccacttcttcacatttaaaatgtgtgagctcccgCCTctaggctatttgacaaaaaaaaaagatttggagCATGTGAATGGTTCACAAGCTTTGTTTAATTGGCCACCACTCATGTCCAAAGTTCATTCTACTTTATACACAACCTTATTTCTTTACTGAAAGGTCGAAAGGTGCAAAAATTACACCTGATTTAAGATAGAGGAGTAATGTGAAATTTACAAAGTATGATAGAAAGTTGGATGTATTACTTATTGGTATTTTTTATCATGGACAAGTTTGCattgataagaagtttaaagtggtaaatatgtattgaaatttgtgactgaatttttttatcatttacaaGTTTGAAACTAGATATGGACatatatcctctaaaaaaaatgaaaatatatttatttttaataaagttgAATAAAGATATGATATAAGGTTTTATGGCATTATGCGTTTGATGTACAATACATAAGATAAAGAATTTATAAAAGAatattgtcttaaaaatataagttaaacactataaaatcataaatttatgTTATTCTATACAAaaactatctttattttttaaacaatataaaattacccttgttaaaaaaaatgatttgaaggAGACATAATATTTGGTCTTCTAGATAATTCGGGGTGTTGAATAATATGAATTGGTACCTTTTGTGGTGGGGGGATTGATTACTACAGATACAGAGGCTGCTGCTAATGGTTTGACTTTGGGTTTGAAATGAAAGTATTAAAAGAAAGATCCCGGAAACATGGCAGTAAGAGAAAGGAAAGTTTGATATATCTATCACGAATTGAATGGCGTCATATTTCTCTTCTCCTGTCTCTGTCTTGCTGAatactccctccctccctcaAATTGCCAAGTCAAAAGTCCATTGTGGAGGTTTGAACAAACTCTCTTGTTAgtctcccctccccttcccttccTCCTACCTATATCTTATATTTCCCTCCTTCCCCTTTTTCAttctcattcattcattcaaacacATCAACACACCTAGCTCTCTCAGTTCAATTATACTTAGCCACCTGCTTCTAAAAAGCTTCAACAATGAGTGACTCATTGGCAAGTGATAATAATCAACTTCATGATTCCCCAGCCGTTGATATAACCGGCAAGATCATGGTGGTCATCATCATTCTTCTCTTCATGGTTATTgttacttttcttttcttccatcTTTTTGCCAAGGGATTCTGGTGGACTCAGAGTCGGAGGAGCAGTGACAACAATTCCCAATCCCGAAGGCGCCGGCGTAGTGGTCAAGAGGGTGGTGGTCTTGATCCTTCCGTACTCAACTCCCTACCCATATCAATATTCAATTCAAAAGAAGATGGTTTTGATTTGGAGTGTTCAGTTTGCCTGTCGGAAGTGGTTGAAGGAGAAAAGGTGAGGGTTTTGCCTAAATGCAATCACATGTTTCACATAGATTGCATTGATATGTGGTTCCATTCCCACTCAACCTGCCCTCTTTGCAGGACAACACTTGCTGCAACTCCTCCTCCCTCCtcagtagtagtagtagtagacATAGAATCATCAACatctgctgctgctgctgctgctgcttttCCCACAAATGTCTTGATTTGGGGCAACCACAACCAaataacctcttcttcttcatctactACTTCGGAACAAAacacttcttcatcatcatccgATGGTGATAATACTATAAATAACAACAGCAGAGCTGATGATGAAGGAAATGGAATGTTAAGGATTGATATACCCAATGAGTGTGAGGCCActacttcatcatcatcaccctTATCTTCGGCGGAAGGGAGATTAAAGTCATTAAAGAGGCTTTTAAGCAGTAGCAGCAGAGGCATAATGAGCCTGAATCCTTGGAGTCCCACTTCTACTGTCCAACAACAAACAAAGCCAAAGGAAGCAGCAGGACAAAGCTAGCTGGCTGGCTAGGGTGGAACTCCAATTTCCCAatgttttattcattcattcattattatACTTTTTAAGTACATATATAGATGTACATGTAGGTATGTTAATGTAAGCCCGCCCAAACTGAGGCAGCagcaatcaatcaatcaaagtTGTATATTATACAAATACTCTGAgaatagaaaattaaatttaaaacaaaccAGGAAGTAACTGTGCTGACCATTGTAAACAAGAACCAAAATAAAATGGTACTGTCTTCTGTCTGTGACCACCGTCTTCTTggccctctctctctctctctctcactcacaCACGGGCCATACAAGTGCACTCTTTGCCATCAAGCAAGACATCATCTTCTCTCAAGGTTTTGCGTGCAAATAgaaataatctttcaaaacaagTGGATTCAAGTTTCCAAATGATACCCCCAAGCAAATCAAATCTCTCACAAAACAAGTAGTAACTGTTACGTTAAACAGTTTAGAGTCTTTCCATTATGTGACTGTTGTGCTGTGCTGTTAAAGCAGGTGATTCAAACTACATAATCGTTTACAGAAATTACATCTCCACCACAGGTTCAATCCTTCAAAACATGGCTGAAAAGACAACAAACAGCACAGCAATATCAGAATTACTCTCTATTCTTCTCTTATTTCGTTCATCTGTTTTTGTACATGGATATTCAAAAGCCAAGTGCCAATGACTATGCATTGCAATTTACTCTCACCGGTCTCAACtataaagattttatttttcagatttattgaataactgatgtatTTAACTTAAGTGAATCTAAAGagattttttgcttataaaattttagtccctataaaatttgaatgataGATAACTTTAGTCCTCCGTATTATTGTAGTCTTCagtaattttagtccctattttaaaaactttttagaAAACAGAATatttttagtcctccaaaatagtctctataaaatgcaaatagggactaaaagtgaattaaaaaaattaggaactAACTTGAAAGCTAATAGTTTTGTATTTTAGAATCTAGAAAAGTCAGAATGATCTCAATATTTGAAGTTAAGTCATACATTTCCGGTTCCAAGGGTATTCTTTGGAGgaaaattttctatattttgcaCTTGCAGTAATAAGTACTCAGTGTAGGTGGTAGATGATACAAAATTACTAGCAAAGAGCAAATAAATTAACCATGCTTAATGCcatcatttttcttaaaattcaataaacaaAATTGTCTTCCACTCTACTCGTCTGATGTCTTTAATTTCTTCCCCGAAGCCTCAGATGCATCACGATTTCTTTGTCGTTTCTTTGCAGTCTTGGCTGCCTTAGTACCAGCAGTATCATATCCACTTTCAACCTTTTCCTTCTTAgaccttttctttttcctacTCGAGTCATCTTCATTTCCACCAATCTCAgcgtttttcttg containing:
- the LOC25499753 gene encoding RING-H2 finger protein ATL3: MSDSLASDNNQLHDSPAVDITGKIMVVIIILLFMVIVTFLFFHLFAKGFWWTQSRRSSDNNSQSRRRRRSGQEGGGLDPSVLNSLPISIFNSKEDGFDLECSVCLSEVVEGEKVRVLPKCNHMFHIDCIDMWFHSHSTCPLCRTTLAATPPPSSVVVVVDIESSTSAAAAAAAFPTNVLIWGNHNQITSSSSSTTSEQNTSSSSSDGDNTINNNSRADDEGNGMLRIDIPNECEATTSSSSPLSSAEGRLKSLKRLLSSSSRGIMSLNPWSPTSTVQQQTKPKEAAGQS